ataactgctgtctacaaaatacaaaaagaaatgagatttgggggcacggtagtgcaaccgccaagtcgagtaaattttttcaatttcggtccagttttctagatacataactgctgtctacaaaatacaaaaagaaatgagatcccatcaaaaacaatatttgtcaataaaaccaagtctcgcaactcagttgttctacggtaaaaagttgtgagatccatgtaataccaagtccaggccaggaaatctttaacgttttacataaatatattgacttggccatcgcatgaaaacacgtgtaaattaaattatttagtgcgatggccaagtcaatatatttatgtaaaacgttaaagatttcctggcctggacttggtattacatggatctcacaactttttaccgtagaacaactgagttgcgagacttggttttattgacaaatattgtttttgatgggattataaCTTCATTCAATGGTTCGCACTATATTGACGTCAGATGAAAAGACTTACAAGTGAAATAATCCGCGCTCTACTATGACGTCACTACGCGAGTCATCTAACTCATAAGTGTGTACGTCATTCTTGCGAGTCCATTGATCTATGATAATTTTCATTCTTAAGTGTACAGTTTCCTACAACTCCAAAAACTTGGCTGAATCACggttgtaagtttttttttctgccaAAAATAACTTTGGAAACCATTATTGGTTACGAATTCAAATTCGACTGATGAAGATTCTATACTATACTTGACTCATAATTACTTAGTGAACAAATGAGCAGAAATAAGCTCGCCATTTTCTAAAATACctatagtacagtcagcgtcaaataattggTGACACCAAAAGTGGCCAAAaacttgacaacacaaccttagttcaattgtaacaaagacgtgttgcgaactttttggatactttgggtgtcacgaactatttgacgctgactatacgaATGAATTTTTGGTTTACATCGAGCAGTTTTTTATGAGGATGTAGTATTAAATGTATAGGAACAATATTACTATTGCCATATCAGAAATAACACTATAGTATTGCCATCGTTAACATCAGTGCGAATAATTTGTTAGTTGTCTAATGATTATTTGATATTTCTATCTAAAATATGTTGGCTATCAGTATTTGTGGACCTTTTAAAATGAAAGTGTAACCTAACGAGTAAGTGTAGTGCCATCTAAAAGATAAATCTTTGGATTTATAGAGAAAGACGTTTTATATGCAATGGACTGTGTATGTGACCAATATCTGAATCTAAAACATGGGAAAATGTGAAATGATACATTTTAAACTGTAATGGCaaagaaatatttaatagttttaaattatACTTCACCACTTGCTAAAGAAAAACCTATTAAAATTtgttatttaagtaaaaaaGCAAAACTTTTATATAGGGCTAGATACGTAACTTACAATCGAAAGTTTTGCTTCATTACAATaacacattttaatttattgttaggTTTTCCCAAACACATAAGTCGTCCGACTACCCGCATTTCGATGTACACCGCGTAAGTTTACATCGCAGATCTAGACAAAAATCCAAGTGACGAACTTTAGTATCTAACATCACAGAAATTGGGTCCAAATCTCCTTAGCATAGGGCAAGTCAGGACGCCTTAGTAGTCACTTTATTCATGCTTACTATAGTACTATACTAAAGTACGAACGAGCTTTCTTTTATTTTGTACCCGAAGAGAAAAGATAAcgtttaagtttttattatttatgggCGCTTGAATGACAGTCCAAGTGTCAGTACTAGAAAGCCCGTTCGACTTTAACAGTATCTGTACAGCCACATCGAGTATATACATACTTGACAGGTTGTACCTTATTCCTAGGTCCATAAAGTAGCCATTGGCTGTCAAGTATACATCAAGTGAACATACAAAATTCTGTCGATGCTAAGGAGGGTACAAGTAATCATATGAATCTGTCTAAAAAGCTAgctgtaatatttaaaaaaaactagattgacgCTAGAGCAGCAAAAGAGTATGACATTttaagggttccgtagccaaatggcaaaaaacggaacccttatattTAGATGGAGCGAAGTGCGCTGtattgaaaaattttaagtgACTAGCTTGAGTGCCAAAAACTGCAGTATACAGTTTTATTCCTTTGCTTACTTACCTATCCTACTTTAGTTAACTTCCTTTAAAGTTTAACCTTCTTGCTACACTAGCGCCACCCTGATTACGCCTTTTACATACACAGAAATGAATCTTACCTCTACCCTCCTTATTTAACTTATCggcaagtgacgtcattgaCTCTCTAGTAGTCCAGAGCCCATTCGTTCTCTTGTAGGAAAGCGTCTACCACTTCCTTCATAGTGAAGTTTGGTATGAGCTGGTCTGCAGTCAACTTCACTCTGGTCACGGGGTCGAAGTGGCCAACTCTCTGAAAGGGAGATTTGATTTTAGAATAGGAATGTACAAACAGTTGGCAATAGTACAAGAAAAATGACCCTATTGATATTGAACTGCCTGACTATGCCCACGTTGAaaatcaatgagggctatcgtttttatacttaacagttggcacccctggcgattgacaggaccttactctacagtggcgccatcttgatgagtgcaaatgcgatagtcctcctaccactttcgcgctcaccagttggtgccactgtcttcgctactagcaagtgacaggaccttactctacagtggcgctaactggtgagcgctaaaacgatagccctcattgtgggTTCTTTTTGGCCTTTTGGTAATAGGTTCTCAATCGAAAATTAACTTGGACAAagcattagaaagaaagaaagaaagaaagaaacatttattacgatgaacatcacttagttaaggacagagaacgtatacaggaaaaaagacagaaatagcacatgAATATTActaggaaataaaaagtgaactgagcagtgctatcctgtcgcaacagcgatgccctaaccaatgggactccactcagcataataatatgccgtagcccacggtggggaaggcctcgacgctggttttcagtgggccccATGCCGAAGTTAGTACTTCATTCCAGCGTTTTTGTATGTAGTTATTTCGCTCCGTGAAgcgatataaataaaaatgaaatgtaACATAATCttgaattaatttaacacattaCGTTCACGGTTAACCTGTCTAGTTTTCCCGGTAGGCACTGTTAATATCGTATTTGCACCGCAGGTCTCTGTTCCGAATACATATTTACACGGTTCTTACCTCTAGATGTTCCTCAATATCCTTCTTTTCGTACGTTATGCCGCTGGGCGTTATAACCGGCTCGTTTAGGATTTCGAAGCTGATCTTGCCGCAGAGGTAGTCTGGTACGTCACGTTTCTGCAAAATAAGATAAAAATTACATGCAATTATTACTCTCAGGAAAAAAAATTGCAGATCACATTGGTTGTTGtggcaaaaaaaaatgatatttgtttatttatagttttcGACAGTAAAAGATACTTTGGcaacttttttatgcaaaaaacaaACAACTTACCCGTCTTCTTTCATCCATTTTTGAAAATAGGTTATTTAATTCACTAGAATAATTATTCTGAAAAGAGAacagatattaattaatatttatagctACTTAATGTTACTAAAACAACAAGGATCTTCCCTACTACATTGCCCAATATTTCGGATCTAACCATCCCTGTCTCTCTAAGCGAGAAACCAATaagagcgacagtgacagatataGTTTTTTACTTACACATTCCTCCTCCACTTTAGCCGCTTTAGCGGTAGAGTCTTCATCGTTGTTAGTGTCTAATTTGATAGCTTCTATTCTACGCTGCATGTCTTCCGTTATTAGCCTGTTGAAATAAAATTCAATGATAATAGATCTTTCTCATAGatagtttcatccacgaagatgcgccccaccattcttccgctaatgtttgagtgttatcggtacacgctaaattatccatgagtgcacacgcacactacaataatgacgatcggattgctcggatcaaactccccgcaccccgcgcttcccttgaccaaaaattggtgggtcgcgtcttcgtggatgaaatgatCTTTAAACACTTCttataataaacactttactGCGGTGAATGCATATTTACAATCATAAGATTgaaactttaaactttaaaaaattattGTACCTTGAtccttgaaaaagaaaaaaccttATAAAGTATTTCAAAACGAAAGTATaattatgactttaatattgaGGTTTCAAAAGGCACTCTTTTTAGAAATTAGATTGCCTTCTGAACCAAATAAGTAGCGATTGTAGTAACAAAATTGTAGTCAGCATGGCTGAATCTTCAGGTAAAAACTTTGCAACACTGcgtcttaagagcgtttacgtctagcgtggcatgtcaagtttaggtaatttcgatgctatttttattcacactaaaataattatgactgtgtgcgtgttctcacgttctatagtcaaaccaaaatactttgatccaccatcgtaaaagtgtgccaggctgtcaagtgacagctcaaggaaactataaaatcttcaaatcttccaacaccgactccataattataaataatggtatacattagtcctaatcaataataaatacgtaaattctttatcaaatagtaaattatcaaaggctttttactattttgagaatattttatacagcctatgttcagcagaaaaaaaattgaattttaatggtgagagattttttcaaatcggttctattcaaaacaaacttttcctgtttactattcttttttgaaatgttatgcatttttcgGATAaatccggaaaatgcataacatttcatacccaccagctgcgggggcagctagtgggttatgtggggttcttcctaccagaaggtgggtagcccctacacccactaaaaacctgactgtttctgccatgatccatatgagtgatatggctgttgcctgtagcattcgtccttagccgccaccagacacctccatgtctagcgaccgaggcctgttaggaagggacagttggagaccataagctgtcctcttgcgcccagggtgtcggcggcggataaccggagtgtcggctgaggcctttcgctccccctttccactgcttttttctgtgaaagaacactttcacagaaagtaagcacactataccataagattatttgtctcatcatatattttatactaatgtagatattgtttccgaaagcgagcgggtttATTCCGTATCTGTACGCTTCATGCattctctagcaaaagctgaaaatcagtgttctgcccttttgagggtggtgtttatactgagctctttgctttttgcatcgctgcggcacacatcactctgacgcagggaactagGGAACAGGGAAACGttagtcatctttatcttatgttgttttgtcacttttgttatgttgcaactgttgaaattattactaacctgtgtaacaaaataccagtggtgtcacctagtgtgtttcttgactaactaactttatttcgatattgaattgaatttcaatagcaactatacataatgtgtgtgttaaaagcattaaaaaaagtgtgttacaacaaataaacaatgtatctatctatctcacgcctcttcccgattgctagggagaggtcatttccaaccgccgctcgttcgcttagaCTGGGaactgttggagcgtgtcagtctgctgcggtgactcacgtgccaagactgcagtgttaactgacaaccatctacaggctcttggcctatacggtggaggaatggcccgaagcacccatggcccggtagaacctgggtcgccctttTTGTGAGacgatcatgccgtcgcacccactctaatacaggcagaactgcctctatggtgcgacgtaaaatttggctgacggccaggcgtacccttcagcactctagggcctagatcctcaagcctctaccttttggtttccacctctcgtggtgcacgtacacgtacatttccccttgggactTATGGTCACCTCacaactggcgtctattctcggttgtcgacactagctttgtcgccactgactataaatggcataaataatatcgattgacACATACTTTCtcagttgtagctacaggctttctcacaacttatgacaaattagaaaaatacatcccaattatgcctagtggggacgtacacaaatattgacgcaaatgtcatcgtgcatgacatacgtaaagtaaaagtcaagtaagaccagatgaatacaaatattattaatgttattttgaactagcggccgcctgcgacttcgtacgcgtggacctcgttcatatcgtcataaattatagcctataattatgttaatctggtttataaacaataatactgtaaagtttcaataaaattcgttcagtagtttttgagtgaaagagtaacaaacatccagacatccaaactttcgcatttattatattagtaggattgttatacgtcgccactaatgacaatatttttttcccatttatcctcagtagggacatagtcagtgtccacaaccgggaatagacggaccgcggatactatgcggtatccacgaattacctcagcctgtgcctcagtgatatcatgcgttgcgctttttttaacagtaggatgctccacgactacacagcactgtgccatactcgagccccatataggaccatataacgcgcgacgcaaaagtatagtcagcgactcagtgcagccgggcctccgagattaggcatcaaccggcttagtgcgccggcggtagccaaaagcttaggggtgagacgattcaagtggctgtcaaatgaccactgtccaactaactacaatccgaggtacctaccgcaaagattttccgactgtaatatgttgtgtatgttccccctacaactaggtgggaccctgctggcagagcattcctattaactattctgtaaccacctatttatggcaaataaattattagtattattcctctttataatattagtatacatgcataacttgctgttccaaattttcgtcattcgttttcgtttcatcgctaaaaataacttaattttatttttcgttacgtctgaaatagaatttgtagtaaaaatagactgtaatgaaaaataacaataaaatattttaattaccacgtgaccgcaaaatctaccaccaagattttgcggatacactataaaaaaaaaaaatatcacataaaaaaaaaaaaaaaaaaattccagctacctgtcaaagatcaacgtacgcgtgacacatgtcagcagagcaccgagcgacgtgacctcactctggaacgcctcgaggcggactgaatttgaacgattcgtgcgcggcgttttatagtacttttcaaatactcatagaaaaaaaattacaatgaattattttaaatttcaaagtaaatattttagataagattagctatttttgtgttgaataaaggaagaatattggtgaaaaaatcactttgatttttgggtatttcacgttctttttatttgtaatttcttattgtaaaatgcttaaatctaaaaattttctcagataactatttgcccaaggatctattgggtataaatgtttgttaaatcgttttcacagtatttttataaaaataacctaaataatataaactgacgctaaagtggaaatttacaaaacctgtgtggactagaggtgggcgccgatatagaattagccggcggcggcgcgccgactttttgacttcggcggcggcggcgtcggcggcgtgaccttgacCTTTGACCTAGActcattatttcttttaaaaaaatctgtttagaGTCTGTCATCTAGACTATAATCAGGTGAACATATTATATCTTGTTCAGGGCGGCGCATGAgcgcagtgcacgtcgacccTTTGGGATCTTTTGTGCGCCCCCATACCTTTATTCCCCTCTCGTCCGTAAAAAGCCTATCCATAAAGCGAATCAAGTGCTTGGGTGAGAGGGACCTATTTCTGGTGCCGAATATGCCGACCCCAGGAGACCCATCCTAGTTCTCGCTGCCGCGTCGCTTTCGCACAGTAGGTATTTCATGGACTCTGCATGTTCTCCACCACATGCTCGACGGCTGTCGTAAAGCCCATCTTGTGGAGCATGTGGTTCGTAGTTTAGTGTCCTGTTAACGCACCCGTGATCACACGGGCTTGCCTCATGTTTCCATTGAATATGAGTTTTTCCCATATCTTgagtttccctttaggaataaTTTGGAGTGGCTCATACCGTTGGAGCTTACTCATTCAGCTCTATGCCTCCTAGTTATTATGCCTCATGGCCATGTGTGCGGTGCTTATAGATAAGGGCACTATCGGCTCTGGACCAATAGGTGTCgcctctgacccttgtctcgccaGACTGTTGGCTCTTTCATTGCCTTCGATTCCTGTATGTCCAGGTACCCACATTAGGGTCACCCTGTTATGCCTTCCAAGTTTATTTAGTACCAAGATTCCCCCTTAGAACGGGTCTAGATCCAACCCTCACCGAGGACATggctttgagtgctgcctgactGTCACGTAGGATGTAAATGTCGCGCTTTTTATGCACCTGTTCTATATTCCTTAGTGCACACATGATTATAGCATACCTAGGTTACAGCTTGAAATACTGTTGCAAACCTCCCTAAGCTTTTACTGTGCTCGGATCGTTTGGAGTAGACGCCCGCTCCCGATCCTGAGTCCATCTTGGAGCCGTCAGTATACTAGATCAGGCTATCTTGTTGATCTCAACAGTCTTTTCAAGACTTCCCTTGTTGGTATTAGACACTTGAAATTCTTTGCTAAACATGTACCTAGGCTGCATTGTATCACATCCCAGGTCCGTTATTAGATACATCTAATTGAGGATCGCTCCCTATCCTTGTGTGTTTGGCGCAAAGGTTTGTATGTACTCCAGATTCCCGCATCCTTCAGTCAGTGCAGCGCCTTTCTTGCGTCCACTTCTAGCGCCAAGTACAGTGGAGGCGGTCCCAGAATAATTTCCAATGCTTAGTTGGCGTAGTCCTAAACGCACTCGTTATTTCTAGGCATGCAGTTCTTTGCAATTTTCCGAGTACCGTTCTGCATGTCAGTCTGTAGCCTAGTTCTAGGCCACCAGATAATGCTGTCATAAAGATGTATCTCTTgatcatctatactaatattataaagctgaagagtttgtttgtttgtttgtttgtttacttgaacgcgctaatctccggaactactggtccgatttgaaaaaattcttttagtgttagatagcccatttatcgtgGAAGGCTATAgactatacaacatcacgctacaatcaataggagcagagcaataatgaaaaatgttgcgaaaacgggttttcacgcgtacgaagtcgcgggcacaactAGTACTTTaatatttggatagcgggtttgaGTAAACTTTTTACTACGCCTATTTCAAGGTTCTCGTGGATTTCTCAATTGTAAGTGTACCAATGCGCCGATGGAAGTACCCTTAGCAGATATTTTGGAGCTCTTgggaggcacatagttaatgttggattagcaGGTTTTCGACCACAGTTAGGTAGatgccataatattatgtccaGATCGGTTTATCGTTTTTATAAttatggtctttccatgtcatcATACGGTCCAGGTCGTTAACGCAGAATTGAGATGAATGTGCTGAGGTTtagattggccggaggataagtttcaTGTCCTAAATGTGTTATGGTGAGACTTCGGAGTTTTATGCGCTAGTGGGTCAGCTAAGCATTAGTCACATCTAGCTGAGTTTGCAACAGTCTAGTCTAGTGACTTTAAGATCACTGTTCACATGTGAGGAAGGCCACAGTTGTTTCAGGTGactgggctactttactagtaaatattatgttgtaGAGGACCGGACCAATTACGGAGTACTGGGATACTCaagctctgcagctaaaaaaaaatcttgtcaCAGAGTTTGACTTGAAAACTATGCCATAAATTGATAGTCGATTATTACATGGGCCATACTTAAGCAAGGGGATAAACGTCCAAGTATTGTCTTTTCCCACAATTTTGACAATACAAGAGTCAGGTTAATAGAGCGATAAGATGAGACTTTGTTAGGCGGCTTTCCAGCCTTAAATTTTTCAAAGCTAAGGAACTTGCGTTGCGAGGCTCTCATTCAGTGTGTTGGCCGTTTGATGTAGTGGTTTGTAACGTTCGTAATCTATGCCGGAGGTCGCGGAATCGATTCCCGCACAATAGaaacatttgtaaaaaaaaacaaatagtcAGTGCAGTATAGGagtcggcgcgccgacagccgatcgtcggcggcggcggcgtgaaaaatttcgcggcggcggcggcgcgccggcgtggcgcccacctctagtgtggacttatcttgatagaattcttaaatactaaactaatcgcaatattttctcaattaactatttagacgatgaaattgcctaactatttatgcctataacatatttgtagtattactggttaatgattgtaacgagttgaaaaagtactgtttttgcgccaaacggcgtaaacgctcttaactaCACTCGTATACTGCACTCTAAGGCAAAATTGCAATACGTCTTACTGATAACTGAGTAGTGTACAAACATTGCAAGGTGGACGAACCTATTGAGATAACTCTGCAGCTCGATTTCCTGTGAAATCCGCTTCTCTTCTTGAACATTCCACCGCTTCTTGCGAGCTATACGCAGCTGGGCGGCGATGTCGTCGCCAAAGTTGAGCTTCTGTTCACGGGCCAGGTCGTTTGCTATGACAATAACATAGAATTTAATGGATTATTTAGGTTTAGAGCTAAAATGTGTTTCTTTCGTTGTAATTTAACTTAACAGACATAAGCTATACTCAGCGCAAAGACTCGTGGTAGGCagtgtaataataaaacagtgcatattatcacgttttctctcgctctcacactggttatgggtgacgtcacacagaggCAGGCATAGTGTTGTTtataatacgtaataattaataaaatattagcaaagtgtgcatctctgtttcaaaaattacttatggccccgcctgccacgagtctttgcGTCGAGTATAGtacataacaataattggtaaacTTAGCTGTTTATCCTATACTCTCTAATTCCTTAATTATCCTGTTAGCATGGTCACTTGATAGAGATAAGCTAAGTACTTTctatgttacttttttaaacagttaaataaataaacaaaaacatgtcaGTAACATTTAAATCATGTCCCTCTTTTATATGCCTGCACTTCTTTACAATTTATATTGCAAAAGATTTATATTTCAcggaaaaatatatatttatgagTACTGTTGAAAAAGTATTAGCAAGTCTAAGTCCTACCAAGTGGCATGCCACCAGAATTTTCGCTGAATAATTGTATAAGGTATCACAATGTCACCAAGTTATTTGAATAACAACAAGAAACCTTACAATGCAATTGAGAGATTATAATGAGCATGACATAGGAGCACATACTTTCTCATATtatgaataggtaggtacagtttACAAATAGGCTGATTTCTTTATAATAAAGAAGGCATAATATTTATGATAACGATATTTTCAATACcttaaaaataatatcgttTCAAAGCTCTGTATGAAAGAATGCTCAAAATAGATAAATAGTAATTTAGATTATAAGTAAAttgattggttgaattttaataatgaaaCCTGATTGGTTCTGAAAAATCGTTTATAAGGGGTTGAGTAGGAATATCTTATATCAACAATGTTTCTTGAAATATCTGTGGTGCGATTGTGTAaggcaatcgtattcatttgatagttcataacgtacgttatGATGTGTCAAACGGCTAATTCTAATTGTGTACGTAGTTCATAAAACGATAACGATTTGATCGTTAATTTATATGATGAGTGAATGATGAATATGATTTTGACAGCAAATTCGAATTGTCTAAGGTTTATGAGCTCATTGCTAATGTCAAATGATTGCGGTGACTCGTAACTCATGACAATCGTATAAATTCTCATGGAGGTGTAATTCTATCCTCGTCCTCATACTTAcacaaattctttattattttctttttgtcggccatttggtgtagtggttcgaaacggactactattccggaggtagcgggttcgattcccgcatagtacaaacatttgtgtgcatgaatatatttgtttgtattgaactgggtgttttctatgtataataagtacttatgtatttacaaaaaaaaaagtatttaagtatgtttatatccgttgtctagtacccatagtacaagctgaCATTAAGTTCGCTTtatgttaaaattttggcattaaagtataaataaataaaaataaataaacattttacgtCGTTTTACGCAGTCCATTAACGCCACCTATTGTAGAGTAGTAGTCAACTTAGCCTGCCATCTGGGAAAGGGTAGTGGAAACTCGAATTTCATTCGTTCTATGCGTTTGGTTATTGATTTGCAGAGGTAAATTTTTAGttcaaattcaatgtttttatgaataaaagtatgttattaaggtgcaatcataaaattttattaaaaaagctgcatttaaacatgaatttgatttattatttgttaaaaaaaaatgagttttagcgtatgtttttcaataacaaaacgcaaatccatgaaacgtttttatacgaccggtcacttttcggtcttcatggaatggacaAAATTACACAATTCGAATTTAGTTATACGatcgatgatcaattgtattcattgtccatccatgaacaactttACACAATCGCACCTCTGATTAGATTCAAATTAGAGTAAAATTTTGCTGTGCATATTAATTTCACCTCGGTGCAAGTGTTTGATGGCTTCATCGTAACACTCCAGCTCCATCAGGGCCTGTCCGAGGAAGAAGTGCCCTTTGACCTGGTTGTTGTCTAAGTCCAGGGCTCGCCGGCAGTCCTGGCACGTAGACTCCCATTGCTTCATCTTCAAGTAGCATAGTGCTCGGTTTGTGAAGTATGTTGCGACTGATGGATTTTTTATCTGCAACAATAGTAATGAataaatataatgtatttataaaattaatatttaacacTACCCACAGTAAAATTGGTTACTTATTTTTTGATACACCCGAGGTCTAATAAGAAAAATTCCAATTCACTTTTAAGGGTTTTTGCAATGTTAtgttgataaatattataacttaaaatattattgtcttGTATTGTCCAAGTCATTCCTCTAAATAAATAGCTAGCAGCAGTAGAGTTAGTAATGCTGCACCCAAGTAAATGTATGGATTGTAAATAGTAAAGGTACTACCAGTCCATGAAAGATATCCTTGAAATTAAGTAATTGTGATTTCATTTCTCATGATAAACTTTCAGACTAAAA
This window of the Ostrinia nubilalis chromosome 9, ilOstNubi1.1, whole genome shotgun sequence genome carries:
- the LOC135074664 gene encoding E3 ubiquitin-protein ligase CHIP; the protein is MSKHMYSTANLSDKELKEQGNRLFSLRRFEDAMNCYTKAIIKNPSVATYFTNRALCYLKMKQWESTCQDCRRALDLDNNQVKGHFFLGQALMELECYDEAIKHLHRANDLAREQKLNFGDDIAAQLRIARKKRWNVQEEKRISQEIELQSYLNRLITEDMQRRIEAIKLDTNNDEDSTAKAAKVEEECNNYSSELNNLFSKMDERRRKRDVPDYLCGKISFEILNEPVITPSGITYEKKDIEEHLERVGHFDPVTRVKLTADQLIPNFTMKEVVDAFLQENEWALDY